The window GTCACAGGGCATGATCGAAAAAATACAAGTAAATGAAGAGAAGGTATATGTGAATAATAATGAGACCACAAAAGGGCAAATAGTTACAGTTATAGAGGGCAAAATGGAAAAAATCCGAAATCAGCTGCAAACTTCAAGTCAGAGTAATGCAAGCAGTACTAGTTCCCCAACAACATCAGATAGCATTGCTTCTCTTTCAGAGGGAGGCAGCCAGGCTTCTGTTGGAAGTATAGGAAGCACAACTCTATCTGGCTCTGGACAAACAGGTGGGACACCTTCTGGCTCAACAGGCAGTTTGCCATCAGGTTCAACAGGTGTGTCAAGCTCAGAAAATATTGCTTCGGTTTCTGTTGACAAGGAGACAATCTTAGTTGCTCAGGACAATACTGTCAGTGTTACAGTGAAAGATGCTCAGGGCAATCCTCTTTCTGGCAAATTAGTAACGATAGAGGGCAAAAGTAGCTATACAAATTCAAACGGTGTTGCAACAATTTCACTGAATATTTCTGAGAGCAAAGAATTAATTATAAATGTAGATGGGAAAAACTATGCTGGTCTTTTGTATGCAATCAAACCAACAGAAGGTGTTATAAAACTTAAGTTAAAAACAGGTGCTGATATTTATGAAGACCAGTTTAATGTAAAAATTGTGAGGCAATCTTCGCAGTTTAGCCAAACATATCATGTAAATACAACTGAATTAGGTGTAATTGTGCCAGTAGGAAATGATTACAAAATTTTGGCATGGAAGTATGCCACTGAGAAGGGGCTTATTTATGCGTTGATTAGCAGTGTAAATGTGGTAAACGGAATGAACAGAATTGTTGTTGACACAACAACATCTGAGTTTGTAAATGCTACTATAAACTTCTCTTATGGAAACAAAATGTTAACAGATTATGAGTTTTCAGTGGCAAATAGTACTTACAGTGATGTTTTTACAACCGATGATGTAAAAGTAAATCTCCAGAACAACCAGATAAATATAATTGCAAACAAAGGCACGTACACAATTAAGATTGCAAAGGAGATAAATGGCGAAAAATTGTATTTTGTTAGAACATGCCAGCTAAATACCTCAGGTGCTACTTTACAGTTTGCTTTTACCTCACTTAAAAAATTAACATTTACATTTAATGGATTGTCGAACTTAACTTCTGTTGCAGAGAGCGTGTATGTAAAGCTAAATAACCAAAGATATCAATTGTCTGATGATTTGAGTGTATATTTGCCCAAAGGAACATATACCTTAGATGCGGTTGAGGTAGAAACTTTTGATACTAATAATTCTCATTTAAAGTACACTTTTGCTGTGGATGAAAATAGATTACCTTTGTCAATTGATCTTACTTTACCTGATGAAGAAGTTACCAAACAGGTAGATTTTAACATAAACGAAAATGAAAGTGACTTGGTTGTTTGTAATATAAATGATGAAAGAATAACCGGCTTAAAATCAGGATCTGTTGCTGTTTTGTACGAAAATATAAAAACACACAGTGGTTACAGCTTAGATGTTGTAATAGATGATGCATATCCTAATTTCCTTGGATTTGAGATACCTTATGGTACAAACATAACATTACAGGGTGCTGCCCAGGACCGTCCTCTTAGCGTATTAGCAACAAAAATATTAGAAAATAAAGTTTGCGCGACTTTATTCTATGTACCCAGTGATACAACAGATGGCAACTATAATATAATGATTCAGAAAGATTTAGGACCACTTTATGAAAATCTTGTCTTAGAAAAGAGTTATTCTTTTGAAATTAGTTCAAATAGTGATGCTTCAGGGTATGCGGAGAAGACTTCTAATGTATCAGAAATAGTTGAAAAGGTTTCATACAAAATCGACTCAACTGCTGATGATGTAATATTTATAAGTTTGCCTGCAAATTTACAAATAGTTGACTATAACCAGATGTGTCAGAATATTTTCATGAATTTAATGAGAAATTACCCGCTGGCATTGGATTATGGAGTAAATGACGTTATAGGTATCAGATTTTTCACAGGCAGTGCTGAAGATGTTATGATGTTTATAATTCCTTATATTTATGAAAAACAAGAAAGAATTGCAAGAAGACAAGCAGTTTTACAAAAGGCTCAAGAAATAGTTCAAACAGTAATAGACCAGACATATAATGACTATGACAAAGTTTTGGCGTTGCATGACTATTTAATACTTCATACAAGGTATGATATTGAAAGCTATCTTAACCAAAGTGGACCATTTGACATTCACACCGCATATGGAGCACTTATAAATGGACTTGCTGTGTGCGATGGTTATGCAAAAGCAATGTATGTACTTTTGAACACTGCAGGGATAGAAACAATTGTTGTATACGGTGAAGCAGGTGATGTGGCAAGCAAAGTAGGGCATGCATGGAATATGGTAAAGCTTGATGGAGATTGGTACCAGCTTGATGTAACGTGGGATGATAGGGATAGTCTTGGAGGAGTGGAAATTGATTATAGCTACTTCAATGTAACAGATGATGATATTAGCTCTGACCACTGGTGGGACAGAAACTCGTATCCAACATGTACAGCAACTAACTATAAATATGGAAATTACTACAAAGCAGAAATAGTACCAGAAGTTGTTTACTATAATTTGCCGAACATTGTGCAGATTGTTGTTAAAGACTACAAAGGAAATCTACAACCAGAAAGGCTTGTTACAGTAACTTACTATGACTTTACTACGCAAACTGATGAAGTTGCATTTGCCGGATATACTGACCGAGACGGAAAAGTTACGTTTGACGTTACACCTACTAAATTTATATCATACAGAGTTTATGTAACACCAAGAATGGAACTAAAAGGCTATATTGATGTTATTGAGAAATTAAAACCGGTCACGATAAAATTTAATTTAAATGGCACAGAAGTAACTCAATTTGGTTTAGTTAGAAATGGAATGGAACTTTTCTATACCAATGATGGACAAATTTCTGTTGATATGAGCGTATATTTTGATAACAATGTAACAGTATTTGGAGAAGGTTTTGTAGTAAAAAGAAGCTTGAGCTTTGATGGTTATGACTCAGAAGAAGTTACTGTTTTCAACAATATATATAACGATACATCTGTACAGCTACATGTATATGATGGCACGGCTGACATTGTAGGTGCAAGTATTTACATTATCGACAAAGATACTTACAAGGAGTTATTTGTTGGAACAACAGATGCAGCTGGCAGGTTGCCTCTAATTATTACTAAAGGAGAATATGTTGCAAAGATTGTGTATGGAGACGGAGATGAAGACGTCAAAAACTATGCATATGCAAAATTAAATGTCTTCGAAGATTCCCAAATAGATCTTGATTTAGCTAAGTTCAGCACTGTCCAATTTATACCTCACTTTACTGAGGGTGGATTGGGCTTAAATGATAGACTCTACATTGGATTTGAAACATCTGCATCTTATGCCAAGATTGCAACTTTTATAGGCAAAAGACGTGAAGCCAAATTTGCCCCTGGTGATTATGGGTACGTTTGGGTTTTTGCACACAATCCTTACTATGATGACCCAAGGTCATTGGGATACAAGCCAACAGAAAAGCTTGTTATTTCACCTTATCCGCAGATTATAACTTATGACCTTGGCATTGATGCAAGCAAAATTGCAATAAAAAGTGTGTATAAGTTCAATAAGGATACTTGGGAGTTTGAGCCAACCACATTAGATAGTGTTTACCAGGGCGATGTGTTGAAATTGGACATTTATATTCCAACTTACAGTCACTACATCATAGGAGAAACCGGCGTATGCATGGAGATGGCATATGAGAATCAACCAAGTATATCCTTTGTAGCTTCTGCTATACCGTATCCAGTAACTGCTGTAATAAAAGCACAGGATTTGAATGAATATAATCTTGAAGAATTCTTCATGGGTTTTGATGATAAAGCAGATACATGGAGCATCATCTTGGCAGGTGTGAATGGTGATTTGAATTCCACCCTGATTATAAATCTTCCATTTACGCCGTATGATGGAAATTATACATTGCAATGTCCGATTAAAGTATATCAGGCTCAAAATTCTTCGAGCGGTGGTTCACCAAGAAGAATATTTATAAAGATGCTTCAGCTAAAAAATAATTTCAAGCAGATGAATACCATAAAAAAGTAAGGAGAAATGAGGGGGAGACAAATCTCTCCCTCATTATTTATTTATGATATAACAAGAATATACATTGTATTCAAAAAACAGCAAACAAATTTTAGCTTGATAAGAGAAAATAGATGCATTAAAATATAAAAGTTATAATGTAATAAAGGTTGACAATAGAAAAACAAATTTTTAAATATATCTCTTTCCATGGAGGTTTTTAACTATGGAAAAGCAAGTAAAATATATCTTTGTCACAGGCGGGGTAGTGTCCGGGCTTGGCAAGGGAATCACAGCAGCATCAATAGGAAGGCTTTTAAAAGCGCGCGGCTTAAAGGTTACAATGCAAAAGTTTGACCCATATATAAACGTTGACCCAGGAACTATGAGTCCATATCAGCACGGAGAGGTCTTTGTCACAGATGATGGTGCTGAGACCGACTTAGATCTTGGTCACTATGAAAGGTTCATCGATGAAAACCTTACAAAAAACAGCAATGTCACAACAGGGAAAATTTACTGGTCTGTGATTCAAAGAGAGAGGCGTGGCGATTTTCTTGGTGGCACGGTTCAGGTAATACCCCACATTACAAATGAAATTAAAGAGAGAATCTACAGGCTTGGCAAAAGCAACTCCACAGATGTTGTTATAACAGAGATAGGTGGGACTGTTGGTGACATTGAAAGTCTTCCGTTTTTGGAGGCTATAAGACAGGTTGCGACAGATATTGGAAAAGAAAATGTTCTGTATGTTCATGTGACTCTTGTGCCATATCTTTCAAAGTCTGGAGAGCTCAAAACAAAACCCACGCAGCACTCTGTAAAAGAGCTTCGGTCAATTGGCATTCAGCCTGATATTATTGTTTGCAGAACAGAAAAGCCACTTTCACAAGACCTCAAAGCCAAAATCGCCCTGTTTTGCAATTTAAAACCTGAATATGTCATTCAGAACTTGGATGCAGAAAGCCTGTATGAGGTGCCTCTCATGCTTGAAAAAGAGGGTCTTGGTGAGATTATATGTGAAAAACTTGGTTTTGCCTGCACAAAGCCAGACCTTTCTGACTGGATTGAGATAGTTGAAAAAGAAAAAAATCTTAAAAAGAATGTAACAATTGCCCTTGTTGGCAAGTACGTTGAGCTTCATGATGCGTATTTGTCTGTTGCAGAGGCACTAAAACATGCAGGGATTGCAAACGATAGCCATGTTGAGATTCTGTGGACAAATGCAGAAGAAGTTAATTATGAAAATGCTAATGAAAAACTCAAAAGCGCAGACGGAATTTTAGTACCGGGCGGATTTGGTGACAGAGGAATTGAAGGTAAGATTGCAGCTATAAAATATGCAAGGGAGAATAAAATTCCGTTTTTTGGAATATGTTTGGGAATGCAGTGTGCGGTGATAGAATTTGCAAGAAACGTACTTGGACTTGAAAAAGCTAACTCAACAGAGTTTGATGAAGCAACACCATACCCTGTGATTGACATCATGCCAGAGCAAAAAGACATATTCACAAAAGGCGGTACTATGAGGCTTGGACTTTACCCGTGCAAGCTTGAGGAAGGCACTCTTGCTCACAGAATTTACAACGATGAACTTGTATATGAAAGGCACAGACACAGGTATGAGTTCAATAATGAATTCAAGGAAAAATTCAAGCAAGCCGGCATGGTATTTTCAGGAATATCGCCAGACAGAAGGCTTGTTGAGATAATAGAGCTGAAAGACCACCCATGGTTTTTGGGCGTGCAGTTTCATCCCGAGTTCAAGTCGCGCCCGCAAAGACCTCATCCAATCTTTTCAGATTTTATAAGAGCATCTCTTGAGCACAAGGCGAAAAAAGAGGGGGTATGAAGACTTTTAGACCCCCTCTTTTTGTTTCGATAGTTTCTCAGAATAGCTTTATCTTCCTCTTCTTCTTGTGTATGTAAAGTCCAAAGTTTTTGGCCTTTGCTGCCTTGGCAGTTCTGAAATAAGGTATATAACAAAAAGATGAATTAGAAATAGCACAAGGTTTAGTCCCACATGTATATAAACGTAAAGAGGTCTCTGAAGAATTACCATTTTTGAAGATTCTCTTGCAAACTCTACAAGTCCCATCAGGTGTATTGAAAAAACCTGCAAAAGTAACATCATAAAGTTTGGAAATTGGACATTGAACATAAACAAAACAGCAAGTATGCATGATATAACAAAACCTGGTAAAAGCAACAGAGTAGATGTTATGTAAAATCTTAAAATAATCGTTATCAAAAATATCACAACTAAACATATCATCGACCAGATAAAGAGAAGCATTCCATTGTTTGAAAACAGGTTAGTACCTGCAAAAAAGCAAAGGTATATCAAAAGCCAAAGAAATATTTCAAATGCAACGTTTCTATTTTCCATAG is drawn from Caldicellulosiruptor diazotrophicus and contains these coding sequences:
- a CDS encoding S-layer homology domain-containing protein, translating into MYSFRREVAVIAIFAFIFSFFFPVTFVQAAFKDVNSNYWAKDLIEKWSNTYQVAKGYSDGTFKPSQCISRAEFAKFLANIIGEISIDAGRNFKDVKKTDWYYSALNSLSRYITGYNDQTLRPNQYITREEAAVICARVFGIEQVNDNNVLSAFKDADEISSWSRNYVAALVQKNYIKGYPDGTFKPKKFITRAEALSILDNIMGLLLHKEGYYTSKEVKGNLVINKSGVRINGFSVNGNVIIAEGVGRGSVRIENSNINGSIIIRGGGEHSITLENVKAQKVRVDNIQAATRVVVSGNSNIEKVEVKENAIIENLSRLPIKSIMISSNESSNIFVSIKGNAESVEIISAKAEVNITQGNINKVIIQNQANLKVETNSKIQELTVNSQNVKILSQGMIEKIQVNEEKVYVNNNETTKGQIVTVIEGKMEKIRNQLQTSSQSNASSTSSPTTSDSIASLSEGGSQASVGSIGSTTLSGSGQTGGTPSGSTGSLPSGSTGVSSSENIASVSVDKETILVAQDNTVSVTVKDAQGNPLSGKLVTIEGKSSYTNSNGVATISLNISESKELIINVDGKNYAGLLYAIKPTEGVIKLKLKTGADIYEDQFNVKIVRQSSQFSQTYHVNTTELGVIVPVGNDYKILAWKYATEKGLIYALISSVNVVNGMNRIVVDTTTSEFVNATINFSYGNKMLTDYEFSVANSTYSDVFTTDDVKVNLQNNQINIIANKGTYTIKIAKEINGEKLYFVRTCQLNTSGATLQFAFTSLKKLTFTFNGLSNLTSVAESVYVKLNNQRYQLSDDLSVYLPKGTYTLDAVEVETFDTNNSHLKYTFAVDENRLPLSIDLTLPDEEVTKQVDFNINENESDLVVCNINDERITGLKSGSVAVLYENIKTHSGYSLDVVIDDAYPNFLGFEIPYGTNITLQGAAQDRPLSVLATKILENKVCATLFYVPSDTTDGNYNIMIQKDLGPLYENLVLEKSYSFEISSNSDASGYAEKTSNVSEIVEKVSYKIDSTADDVIFISLPANLQIVDYNQMCQNIFMNLMRNYPLALDYGVNDVIGIRFFTGSAEDVMMFIIPYIYEKQERIARRQAVLQKAQEIVQTVIDQTYNDYDKVLALHDYLILHTRYDIESYLNQSGPFDIHTAYGALINGLAVCDGYAKAMYVLLNTAGIETIVVYGEAGDVASKVGHAWNMVKLDGDWYQLDVTWDDRDSLGGVEIDYSYFNVTDDDISSDHWWDRNSYPTCTATNYKYGNYYKAEIVPEVVYYNLPNIVQIVVKDYKGNLQPERLVTVTYYDFTTQTDEVAFAGYTDRDGKVTFDVTPTKFISYRVYVTPRMELKGYIDVIEKLKPVTIKFNLNGTEVTQFGLVRNGMELFYTNDGQISVDMSVYFDNNVTVFGEGFVVKRSLSFDGYDSEEVTVFNNIYNDTSVQLHVYDGTADIVGASIYIIDKDTYKELFVGTTDAAGRLPLIITKGEYVAKIVYGDGDEDVKNYAYAKLNVFEDSQIDLDLAKFSTVQFIPHFTEGGLGLNDRLYIGFETSASYAKIATFIGKRREAKFAPGDYGYVWVFAHNPYYDDPRSLGYKPTEKLVISPYPQIITYDLGIDASKIAIKSVYKFNKDTWEFEPTTLDSVYQGDVLKLDIYIPTYSHYIIGETGVCMEMAYENQPSISFVASAIPYPVTAVIKAQDLNEYNLEEFFMGFDDKADTWSIILAGVNGDLNSTLIINLPFTPYDGNYTLQCPIKVYQAQNSSSGGSPRRIFIKMLQLKNNFKQMNTIKK
- a CDS encoding CTP synthase; amino-acid sequence: MEKQVKYIFVTGGVVSGLGKGITAASIGRLLKARGLKVTMQKFDPYINVDPGTMSPYQHGEVFVTDDGAETDLDLGHYERFIDENLTKNSNVTTGKIYWSVIQRERRGDFLGGTVQVIPHITNEIKERIYRLGKSNSTDVVITEIGGTVGDIESLPFLEAIRQVATDIGKENVLYVHVTLVPYLSKSGELKTKPTQHSVKELRSIGIQPDIIVCRTEKPLSQDLKAKIALFCNLKPEYVIQNLDAESLYEVPLMLEKEGLGEIICEKLGFACTKPDLSDWIEIVEKEKNLKKNVTIALVGKYVELHDAYLSVAEALKHAGIANDSHVEILWTNAEEVNYENANEKLKSADGILVPGGFGDRGIEGKIAAIKYARENKIPFFGICLGMQCAVIEFARNVLGLEKANSTEFDEATPYPVIDIMPEQKDIFTKGGTMRLGLYPCKLEEGTLAHRIYNDELVYERHRHRYEFNNEFKEKFKQAGMVFSGISPDRRLVEIIELKDHPWFLGVQFHPEFKSRPQRPHPIFSDFIRASLEHKAKKEGV